A region of Nakaseomyces glabratus chromosome M, complete sequence DNA encodes the following proteins:
- the AKR1 gene encoding palmitoyltransferase AKR1 (CAGL0M08712g~Ortholog(s) have palmitoyltransferase activity and role in protein palmitoylation, protein targeting to membrane, regulation of endocytosis, regulation of pheromone-dependent signal transduction involved in conjugation with cellular fusion): MEDNSEQASVSSQASMRPLVSDNGDREAGAGVEVNIANDNDTSVGVDGENGNEDDDPILSKYHNACQRGDLEVVREMIHGGQVNVSSDADREGVTGLHWAAINNRLNVVDFLVREGANVESKAGALEATPLHWAARYGFVYVVDYLLQHGASATTTDKQGFNLLHLSVNSSNIMLVVYVLFFVVSKGIIDIDYVDPKGRTALLWAAYQGDSLTVAALIKFNASVKIADEGGFTPLHWGTVKGQPHVLKYLIQDGADFFQKTNDNKDCFVIAEEMSNTHSFQEALRHNNFDKNGYPINKLVKRDDHAKIITFLIPLLVLGFAFFGFSHLHILFALPVIILLLLASNKFIKSFLLPSYETKGTNSASLLKSPLIAGILFGSIFWLAFVWILRILPYTFTKRPLGNLTFCAILCFVCYSLFLLAFSDPGHIGSENDHEKIRETISNLLKEGKFDTRSFCLETWVRKPLRSKYSYLNDALILRFDHYCPWIYNDVGLKNHKLFIFFILALELGIFSFVKVCLKYFDELDMDGDCFILGDDDLCSGLIGDRFTFLIMTWACIQAVWIFSLVIVQLFQITKGLTNSELNALIREGRRVDIDSQTHNEFFNTVPEGFINNKDTEEEAAPPVRNNTNERISTTFSGNLPKPRTCMGMICAVTGLHQCVAIIKDTFGIARHGSSRSTNTRSLLSSISTDYGWRRNWCDFWLLSDTNTPLWKRIFFSPPSTKALLNGKEADYATLYEVPNKNHGSVSQLQELQDPLSEIDDMV, from the coding sequence ATGGAGGATAACAGCGAGCAAGCTAGTGTGTCGAGCCAGGCATCGATGAGGCCGTTGGTATCCGACAATGGCGACAGGGAAGCCGGTGCGGGTGTAGAAGTTAATATTGCTAATGACAATGACACCAGTGTTGGTGTAGATGGTGAGAATGGgaatgaggatgatgatcctattttatcaaagtaTCACAATGCATGTCAGCGCGGTGATTTGGAAGTTGTGCGGGAGATGATTCATGGAGGTCAAGTCAATGTGTCATCAGATGCGGATCGTGAGGGTGTAACTGGGCTGCATTGGGCAGCTATCAATAATAGACTTAATGTTGTGGATTTTCTTGTACGTGAAGGTGCCAATGTTGAATCCAAAGCTGGCGCACTAGAGGCCACCCCGTTGCATTGGGCAGCTCGATACGGGTTTGTATATGTTGTGGACTATTTGCTACAGCATGGTGCCTCAGCCACAACCACTGACAAGCAAGGATTTAACCTACTTCATCTGTCAGTAAACAGTTCGAATATAATGCTCGTAGTCTATGTGTTATTCTTTGTTGTTAGTAAAGGGATTATCGATATAGATTACGTGGATCCAAAGGGTCGTACTGCTCTTTTGTGGGCTGCATATCAGGGTGACTCACTTACAGTAGCAGCTTTGATCAAGTTTAATGCTAGTGTTAAGATTGCTGATGAAGGTGGCTTTACACCACTACATTGGGGTACAGTGAAAGGCCAACCACATGTCTTGAAGTACTTAATTCAAGACGGTGCTGACTTTTTCCAGAAAACTAACGACAACAAGGATTGTTTTGTGATAGCAGAAGAAATGTCCAACACCCATTCATTCCAAGAAGCTTTAAGGCATAATAACTTTGACAAAAATGGTTATCCTATAAATAAGTTAGTGAAAAGAGATGATCATGCCAAGATAATTACATTTCTGATACCGTTACTAGTCTTAGgttttgcattttttggtttctcTCATTTACACATACTCTTTGCATTACCTGTAATaattttgttgttgcttGCCTCcaacaaattcatcaaatcATTCCTATTACCTTCTTATGAAACGAAAGGTACTAACTCAGCATCTCTACTCAAGTCTCCATTGATAGCGGGAATATTATTTGGAAGCATTTTTTGGCTAGCATTTGTTTGGATATTAAGGATTTTACCTTACACATTTACCAAGAGACCTCTAGGAAATTTAACCTTTTGTGCCATATTGTGCTTTGTATGCTACTCCTTATTTCTGCTTGCATTTTCTGATCCTGGTCATATTGGGTCAGAGAATGATCATGAGAAAATACGTGAGACAATTTCAAATCTTCTTAAAGAAGGTAAATTTGACACAAGATCTTTCTGTTTGGAAACATGGGTGAGAAAACCATTGAGGAGCAAATACTCATATCTCAATGACGCACTTATTCTGAGATTCGACCATTACTGTCCATGGATATATAACGATGTGGGTTTAAAGAACCATAAATtgttcatcttcttcattttggCACTTGAGCTGggtattttttcttttgtaaaAGTTTGTTTAAAGTACTTTGACGAATTAGACATGGATGGTGATTGTTTTATCCTTGGTGATGACGACCTGTGTTCTGGTTTGATTGGAGACCGCTTCACATTTTTGATTATGACATGGGCTTGCATCCAGGCTGTATGGATATTCAGTCTTGTGATTGTacaattgtttcaaatcACTAAAGGACTTACGAATTCTGAACTAAATGCTTTAATTAGGGAAGGCAGAAGGGTAGATATCGATTCTCAGACACATAACGAGTTTTTTAACACTGTCCCTGAAGGTTTTATTAACAATAAAGATACCGAGGAAGAAGCTGCACCTCCAGTAAGGAACAACACGAATGAAAGAATATCAACAACCTTTTCTGGCAATTTACCCAAGCCTAGAACATGCATGGGTATGATATGTGCTGTAACAGGCTTGCATCAATGTGTAGCTATAATTAAAGACACTTTCGGAATAGCAAGGCATGGTAGTTCTCGGTCAACAAATACAAGGTCTTTATTGTCATCAATATCTACTGACTATGGCTGGAGAAGAAACTGGTGTGATTTTTGGCTATTAAGTGATACTAACACACCTCTATGGaagagaatatttttttcccCACCATCAACCAAGGCATTACTAAACGGTAAGGAAGCCGATTATGCTACTTTATATGAAGTGCCTAATAAGAATCACGGTTCTGTGTCCCAATTACAGGAATTACAGGACCCTCTATCTGAAATAGATGATATGGTGTAG
- a CDS encoding uncharacterized protein (CAGL0M08734g~Ortholog(s) have fungal-type vacuole localization) gives MVALKYVLVPVALVAAKNIVEMITFRDENGKLHRRLAPEEYRGGVLDGEESRLLQKRDLEMHPPVDLGVYFSNRPIHRTIDVPDIYLDSQISVLTELDIFASYSRNDEKSYDMFRDPESDLIVIAPTNAAITALAKKPWQFPMDIDTMEQAGSSERDIDNAIHNNIVNFVRSHVVAYQKDTKTSKDGTVLLQSKQYSMQHSNGKGGDVLLKREGEKYCVASVVDEVFHDVQNIYSTKNGVILVIDATLSRPGA, from the coding sequence ATGGTTGCGCTCAAGTACGTTTTAGTGCCCGTAGCACTGGTGGCTGCGAAGAATATTGTTGAGATGATTACGTTTCGGGATGAGAACGGTAAGTTGCATAGGAGGTTGGCTCCAGAGGAGTATCGTGGCGGTGTGTTAGACGGTGAGGAGAGTCGATTGTTGCAGAAACGTGATTTAGAGATGCATCCTCCAGTTGACCTGGGGGTATATTTCAGTAATAGGCCGATTCACCGCACCATCGATGTGCCGGACATATATTTGGACTCTCAGATATCAGTGCTGACGGAGCtagatatttttgcttCGTATTCTCGTAACGATGAGAAAAGTTACGACATGTTCAGAGATCCCGAGAGTGATCTGATAGTGATAGCACCTACCAATGCTGCTATCACTGCTCTGGCTAAGAAACCATGGCAGTTCCCCATGGACATAGATACCATGGAGCAAGCTGGCTCTTCTGAGAGGGATATCGATAATGCCATTCACAACAATATCGTAAACTTTGTGAGATCCCATGTCGTGGCATATCAGAAAGATACCAAGACTTCGAAAGATGGCACTGTTCTCTTACAGAGTAAACAGTACAGCATGCAACATTCAAATGGTAAAGGCGGTGACGTCTTGCTAAAGAGAGAGGGGGAGAAATACTGTGTTGCGTCAGTTGTTGACGAAGTATTTCACGATGTTCAGAACATTTATTCCACCAAAAATGGTGTCATCCTGGTGATTGATGCCACGTTGTCCAGGCCTGGTGCTTGA
- the PEX10 gene encoding ubiquitin-protein ligase peroxin 10 (CAGL0M08690g~Ortholog(s) have ubiquitin-protein transferase activity, role in protein import into peroxisome matrix, protein polyubiquitination and integral component of peroxisomal membrane, peroxisomal importomer complex localization) has product MVEEDRRWKLPFAGAPSIVQAHQKDEQIETMLSVKVSELLRGVRGQLFINNYQKEISVVVKLIYLGLTTALSRRTLGEEYVDLIYVNKRGSQLVRGIKRVLFVLSYTSIPYLVTKLSKKVNNRSTNNEESDDGNESTYTDILSTMIDLHLMVFYITGTYYDVFKRFWGMRYALGHTLSQEEENYRDKSSKSYKILGYIILLQHISKVKPIINKVLSILPQTKETLNAGSNGVGLKEGFAPAATPGLLTDVPENFNIDHIKLSNGKELAFIPTESRNCILCLMEMTDPSCLPCGHVFCWDCITDWTKENPECPLCRQRSYPQQVLALRA; this is encoded by the coding sequence AtggttgaagaagatagaCGATGGAAGTTGCCGTTTGCTGGTGCACCTTCAATAGTGCAGGCGCACCAGAAGGATGAACAGATTGAGACAATGTTATCGGTAAAAGTCAGCGAGTTACTACGGGGGGTAAGAGGTCAGTTGTTCATTAATAACTATCAGAAGGAGATCTCAGTGGTTGTCAAGCTGATATATTTGGGACTGACGACTGCACTATCCAGAAGAACATTGGGTGAGGAATATGTCGATCTGATATATGTGAATAAACGGGGTTCTCAGTTGGTGAGAGGAATTAAACGGGTCCTATTTGTGCTTAGTTATACTTCTATTCCTTATTTGGTCACTAAGCTCTCAAAGAAGGTCAATAATAGGAGTACAAATAATGAAGAGAGTGATGATGGCAACGAGAGTACTTACACCGATATTTTGAGTACTATGATTGACCTGCATTTGATGGTGTTCTATATAACTGGTACTTATTACGATGTATTTAAGCGTTTTTGGGGTATGAGATATGCATTGGGGCATACTTTAtcacaagaagaagaaaactatCGTGATAAGAGTAGTAAGAGTTACAAGATTCTAGGTTACATTATTCTTTTACAACATATTTCTAAAGTTAAACCTATTATTAACAAGGTCCTGAGTATCTTACCGCAGACAAAGGAAACATTAAATGCTGGGTCCAATGGTGTTGGACTAAAAGAAGGATTTGCACCTGCAGCAACACCAGGGTTATTGACAGATGTACCTGAAAATTTTAACATTGATCACATCAAATTAAGTAATGGTAAAGAGCTGGCATTTATTCCCACAGAATCAAGAAATTGTATTCTTTGCTTGATGGAAATGACTGATCCAAGCTGTCTACCTTGTGGGCATGTATTTTGTTGGGACTGTATCACAGACTGGACTAAGGAAAATCCAGAATGCCCCTTATGTCGGCAACGTAGCTATCCTCAACAGGTGTTGGCATTAAGAGCATGA
- the HEL2 gene encoding E3 ubiquitin-protein ligase HEL2 (CAGL0M08668g~Ortholog(s) have ubiquitin-protein transferase activity, role in histone catabolic process, histone ubiquitination and cytoplasm, ribosome localization): protein MSSEQQQNGSKPKNRNFRRTQTGGRSNGESGNGRKAKKITGNPDFLQKEIKSGKKSNIEKKVEEFNAREEDDDTELCIICARVLVYASLSPCNHTTCHVCSFRQRALYEKKSCLICRTENDRLTFTDNIDAQYSEITDFSGSDDKFGIDFTSDEVKNATLDLLKYACPLCPDNEQHVSTTYKKYNEHLKSAHNRMICLICAGNKHSFPREMKIYTANQLKNHHSRGDSEGFKGHPMCAFCTGKRFYSDDELYIHMRNDHEKCHICDRIDHTQPQYFKDYEQLFEHFRTSHYVCTVQSCLDDKFVVFKDDMELQAHILKEHGDILRGKPKFFQSELSTFISAPSQVIRERDSYNYDMGSVGSSNIEESSNPEVNRLRMNERAKHYLNSSLEGFQKFETLNENYDSSVLTASQLVQEYKKLFTDTHADIYLLVHNLSALYPKNSKKFKDLDVIYQEYEQTEKRKNALPSLLDDHIQTVPGGAWGSSTGRSKSHSSIKNLNQLPSLGGVSSSFDPFKNPNKAPVYKGLRQSPKPVVSATQRQTPMRISARPTASNRVEFNGGSTTKAATPSWGSQPSSNSSSKNKLADLNLPTLPAPKPKVYIPPVHEPVIPDPKKWGQKGEPAPQLTEEQQLLESLNLNGNSKSKKKGKQKQLLFHIGV from the coding sequence ATGAGTAGTGAACAGCAACAAAACGGATCTAAGCCCAAGAATAGGAATTTCCGTAGGACTCAGACTGGTGGTAGAAGTAATGGAGAGTCTGGTAATGGTAGAAAAGCCAAGAAAATTACTGGGAATCCagattttttgcaaaaggAGATTAAAAGTGGCAAGAAGAGCaatatagaaaagaaagtgGAGGAGTTCAATGCTCGTgaggaagatgatgataCCGAACTTTGTATTATTTGTGCCAGAGTGTTAGTGTATGCATCATTATCTCCATGTAATCATACTACTTGCCATGTTTGTTCTTTTAGACAAAGGGCCCTATATGAGAAGAAGTCATGTTTGATCTGTAGAACTGAGAATGATAGATTAACCTTCACCGACAATATCGATGCACAATACTCCGAAATAACAGACTTTTCAGGAAGTGACGATAAGTTTGGTATTGATTTTACATCAGATGAAGTAAAGAATGCAACATTAGATTTGTTAAAGTATGCATGCCCACTATGCCCGGATAACGAGCAACATGTATCAACGActtacaaaaaatataatgaacaCTTAAAATCTGCCCATAATAGAATGATTTGTTTGATCTGCGCTGGTAACAAACATTCATTTCCAagagaaatgaaaatttaCACAGCCAATCAATTAAAGAACCACCATTCCAGAGGTGACTCAGAAGGTTTTAAAGGTCACCCCATGTGCGCATTTTGTACTGGTAAGAGATTCTACTCAGATGACGAGTTATATATCCACATGAGGAACGACCACGAAAAGTGTCACATTTGTGACAGAATAGACCATACTCAACCTCAGTACTTCAAGGATTACGAACAATTATTTGAGCATTTTAGAACATCTCATTATGTTTGCACCGTTCAATCCTGTCTAGACGATAAATTCGTTGTGTTCAAGGACGATATGGAACTACAAGCACATATATTAAAAGAACACGGTGATATATTAAGAGGAAAGCCTAAATTCTTTCAATCTGAACTATCAACTTTTATCTCTGCACCATCACAGGTTATACGGGAAAGAGACTCTTATAATTACGACATGGGCTCAGTTGGCAGTTCTAATATTGAAGAGAGTAGTAACCCTGAGGTAAATAGATTACGAATGAATGAAAGAGCTAAGCACTACTTAAACAGCTCCTTGGAAGGTTTCCAGAAATTCGAAACTTTGAATGAAAATTATGATAGCTCTGTGCTGACTGCTTCTCAGCTAGTACAGGAATATAAAAAGCTATTCACAGATACTCATGCAGACATATACCTGCTTGTACACAACTTATCTGCACTTTATCCaaaaaatagcaaaaaaTTCAAGGACTTAGATGTCATTTATCAAGAGTACGAGCAAACTGAAAAGAGGAAAAACGCATTACCATCGCTTCTTGATGATCATATCCAAACTGTGCCTGGTGGTGCTTGGGGTTCTTCCACAGGTAGATCCAAGTCTCACAGTTCTATTAAGAACCTAAACCAATTACCTTCTTTAGGAGGTGTGTCCTCATCATTTGATCCTTTCAAGAATCCTAACAAAGCACCAGTCTACAAAGGTCTAAGGCAATCCCCAAAACCAGTTGTATCAGCTACTCAAAGACAAACACCAATGAGAATTAGTGCTAGACCTACTGCATCAAACAGAGTTGAGTTTAATGGTGGAAGCACTACTAAGGCTGCTACACCTAGCTGGGGCTCACAACCTTCGAGTAATTCAAGCAGCAAGAATAAACTAGCTGATTTAAATCTACCGACTTTGCCTGCTCCTAAACCAAAGGTATACATACCACCTGTACATGAACCGGTAATCCCTGATCCCAAGAAGTGGGGACAAAAAGGCGAGCCAGCTCCTCAGCTAAcagaagaacaacaatTACTCGAGAGCTTGAATTTGAACGGTAATTCCAagtcaaagaagaaaggaaaGCAGAAACAATTATTATTCCACATTGGAGTGTAA